AGGCGAAGTGTTATTGTGCTTAAATGCGCCAGAACTAGGGTGTGATTTTTTGATGCAACAAGTGGCAAATACGGCGCCACAGCTTACCTATATTGAAAGATTGCTAATCCGCATATTTTTGCCGATATCGATGAACAGAAATCATTAAAAGTATTGCGTTATCGCTTAAGCTAATCTCTTCGTGTGTTACAAAAAACCGACAGCCATTTGGCCGTCGGTTTTTTTGTCTATAAACTCGGCTCAGTCTACCCATCTTCAGCGTGGGCGAGGTCATTATTTGCACTATTTCATATATGAGTAATAGGATGCAATAGTCAAAATGACTGCCTCAACCATGATCGAGCCCGCATTTATTGACTACTTTTTTATGCTTAATCACTCAGTTCACGCGTTTTAGCTATTTAAAATGTTGATTTAGATCATGTTAATCCGTGTTTACCAATTTGTGAGTATATAGTTCGCTGCTGCATTAACGCTAACATTCCCCATGGACCGAATAAACAAGCAATAAAGCAATGATGAATTATTGCTTATATCCCCACTCTTGGAGGACCCATGAGTAATCAAATCAAAAGTAAAAAAGGTTTAGAGTTAAAGATTTTTATCTTTTTAACTGTCTTTCTAGCCCCAATTTTATCTGTATTACTGGTTAGCGCACTAGGTTTTACTATCTGGTTTAGCCAAATTTTAACTGGGCCTCCAGGCGCAGGCTAATCCTAAAAATAATCAACAATGCGAGAGCGATGTATGAGTAATGAACTTCACGTAACCAGCCTAATTGTCCAAGTACACCCCGATAAAATGGCTGACGTAAGACAAAAAATTATGGCCATCAAGAGTGCTGAATTGTCAGCTAATAATGACGTTAAGTTAGTGGTTGTCGTTGAAGGTCCGAGCCAACGATCGTTGATGGATGATATCTCAACCATTAATGCCATTCCCGGTGTGTTGACGGCCACCATGGTGTATCACCAAAGTGAAGAGCTTGAAGAAGGTGAAGTATGAACATGAATAGACGCGATTTTATGAAAGCCAATGCCGCTATCGCAGCGGCAAGTGTTGCAGGATTAGCACTACCGACCAGTGCAAGCAACCTGATCACTAGCTCAGAACAAACCAAATTAGAATGGAACAAAGCACCTTGTCGTTTTTGCGGTACCGGTTGTTCAGTGATGGTTGCCACCCGTGAAGGTAAAGTTGTTGCCACGCATGGTGATGCCAACAGTGAAGTTAACCGCGGCTTAAACTGCATTAAAGGTTATTTCCTTTCTAAAATTATGTATGGTCGTGATCGTCTGCAAACGCCTATGTTGCGTATGACTGATGGTAAATATGACAAGCATGGTGAATTCACTCCTATTACGTGGGAAAAAGCCTTCGACACTATGGCGGAGCGTTGGAAAGCCACTATAAAAGCCAAAGGCCCAACTGCGGTGGGAATGTTTGGTTCTGGTCAGTGGACCGTATGGGAAGGGTATGCCGCGGTTAAGTTAATGAAAGCTGGCTTTGGTTCAAATAACATCGACCCTAATGCGCGTCATTGTATGGCATCTGCGGTAGGTGGCTTTATGCGTACCTTCGGTATTGATGAGCCAATGGGCTGTTATGACGACATGGAAGCGGCTGACGCGTTTGTGCTTTGGGGCTCAAACATGGCAGAAATGCACCCCATTTTGTGGACTCGTATAACCGACCGTCGTTTAAGTGCACCACACGTTAAAGTTGCCGTGTTGTCGACCTTTGAACATCGTTCATTTGACCTAGCTGATTTGCCAATTGTATTCACGCCACAAACCGATTTGGCGATGCTTAACTTTATTGCCAATTACATTATCCAAAATGGCAAAGTGAATAAAGATTTTATCAAAAAGCATGTTAATTTCCGCAAGGGTACAACGGATATTGGCTATGGTTTACGGCCAACGCATCCACTGGAAATGAAAGCCAAAAACGTCGCCACAGCGGGTGACTCTACACCGATTGATTTTGACGAATTTGCTAAATTTGTGGCTGATTATGATGTTGAATCTGTGAGTAAGTTGTCTGGTGTACCAGAACATAAGCTTATTGAATTAGCAGAGCTGTATGCTGATCCTGATCGTAAAGTAACGTCATTCTGGACCATGGGCTTTAATCAACATACTCGTGGTGTGTGGTGTAATAACCTGATTTATAACATTCACTTGTTGGTCGGTAAAATTTCTACTCCAGGTAACAGTCCATTCTCATTAACGGGTCAACCGTCTGCTTGTGGTACAGCTCGTGAAGTGGGCACATTCTCACATCGTTTACCAGCGGACATGGTAGTGACTAACCCTGAGCACAGAAAGCGCGCCGAAGAGATTTGGCACATTCCCAGTGGTATTATTCCCCCCTAAACCTGGCTACCATGCAGTAGAGCAAAACCGTCGCTTAAAAGATGGCGATTTAAATTGCTACTGGGTTCAAGTGAACAACAATATCCAAGCTGGTGCCAATATTAACGAAGAGGGTTTACCGGGCTACCGTAATCCAGAAAACTTTATCGTAGTGTCTGATGCTTACCCAACCGTGACGACTCAAGCCGCCGATTTGATTTTACCAACAGCAATGTGGGTCGAAAAAGAAGGTGCCTATGGTAATGCTGAACGTCGGACTCAATTTTGGCATCAAATGGTCAAAGCGCCAGGCGAGTCACAGTCTGATTTATGGCAGTTAATGGAATTCTCTAAGCGTTTCACCACTGACGAAGTGTGGCCTGCAGAAGTGTTAGCTGCTAATCCTTCATTTAAAGGTAAAACCTTATATGAAGTGCTTTATCTCAATGGCAATGTCGATAAATTTCCATTGGCAGATGCTGATCCAAAATACTTAAATGATGAAGCTAAGCATTTTGGTTTTTACGTTCAAAAAGGTTTATTTGAAGAATATGCCACCTTTGGTCGAGGTCATGGTCATGATTTAGCTGACTTTGATGTGTACCACAAAGAACACGGCTTACGTTGGCCTGTGGTGAATGGCAAAGAAACCAAATGGCGTTTCCGTGAAGGGTCAGATCCCTACGTTAAAGCCGGTACCGACTATGAGTTTTATGGTAAGCCAGATGGTCGCGCGGTTATTTTCGCCTTGCCTTACGAGCCTGCGGCAGAGTCGCCAGATGAAGAGTTTGATATTTGGTTATCAACAGGGCGTGTGCTTGAGCATTGGCACTCTGGTTCTATGACCCAACGTGTACCTGAACTTTATAAAGCTTTTCCTGATGCAGTGTGTTTTATGCACCCTGAAGATGCTAAAAAGCGCGGTTTACGCCGTGGTGATGAGATTAGAGTTGTGTCTCGCCGTGGTGAAATTAAAACCCGTGTTGAAACCCGTGGACGTAATAAGCCGCCTGTGGGCTTAGTGTTTGTGCCTTGGTTTGATGCCAGTCAGCTCATTAATAAAGTGACGTTAGATGCGACAGATCCTTTGTCAAAACAAACTGACTATAAAAAATGTGCAGTAAAGATTGTTAAGGCTTAAGGAGACAGCCCATGAAAACAGGTAAATTATTATCGATTATCGCGTTATTAGGTTTCTCTGTCAGTGTAATGGCTACCAGCATACCTGAAGACAAAATCGACACATTACGTTTAGCGCCAATTAATATCGAACCGACACCGCCTGCAATGCAAGCGGTGATCAATACCGATGTTAAGCAGGTTCGTAATTATCCTATGCAGCCACCGGTGATCCCGCACAAGATTGATGGTTATCAAATCGATCTTAAAGTGAACAAGTGTATCCAGTGTCATGCGCGTACCAGTACCGGTCATTCACAGGCGCCAATGGTGAGCGTGACTCACTATATGGACCGTGACAATAATTTCTTGGCTGATTTATCACCCCGTCGTTATTTCTGTACTCAGTGTCATGCACCGCAGTTAGATGCCAAATTGTTGGTTGAAAATGACTTTGTCGATATAGACCACTTAATGAAGGCGAAAGCCGCAGTTAAGCACTAGGAGTGACTATGTTTGCAAAATTATTTGAGCAACTAAAACTCGTGTGGAAAGTGCTGCGTCGTCCGAGTGTCCATTACAGTCTTGGCTTCTTAACCATTGGTGGATTTATCGCAGGAGTGATCTTCTGGGGCGGATTTAACACCGCTTTAGAGCTGACTAACCGCGAGCAATTCTGTATCGGTTGCCATGAAATGGAAAACAACGTTTATCAGGAGCTGCAAACCACCATTCACTTCACTAACCGAAGTGGTGTGCGTGCAACCTGTCCGGATTGCCATGTGCCACATAACTGGACCGACAAAATTGCCCGTAAAATGCAAGCGTCTAAAGAAGTGTGGGGTAAAGTATTCGGTACTATTAGCACGCGAGAAAAGTTTGAAGGCAAGCGTCGAGAGCTGGCGGAACATGAATGGCAACGCCTTAAAGCTAACGATTCATTAGAGTGCCGTAACTGCCATAATTTTGATTATATGGATTTCACTCGTCAGTCTAAGCGTGCATCACAAATGCATTCAACGTCTCTGGCTAGCGGCGAAAAAACCTGTATCGATTGTCATAAAGGGATTGCACATCAATTACCTGATATGGCAGGTGTAGAAGGGTTCTAAACGGGTTAATATTGTAAGCGTATAGAAAAGGCCAGCAAATTTGCTGGCCTTTTGTTTTATGCATTTCGAACTAAAGTTGTTTACGTTAAATCAAGCTGTTGCCCAATCACATCAATTAAATATTCAGTGAAATCATGGCCATGGTTTTGCAACATCTTCGGGAACATTGAAATAGGCGTTAACCCAGGGAAGGTATTGATTTCATTCAAAAGGATTTGATTATCATCAGTTAAAAAGAAATCGATACGCGACAAGTGACGTAATTTCATCCCTTTAAAGGCTTTTATTGCGTAATCACGGATCAGTTGACTGATCTCAGGGCTGAGGTTCTCTGCAACCACGTCGGTTCGGGCCTTACTATTTTTAGCGTACTTTTCATCAAATGAATAAAAGGTATTGCTGTCACAAATAATCTCGCCCGGTAAGGTCGCAACTACTTCACCTTGATACTGGTATACGGCGACTTCTAATTCACGCGCATGGATAGTTTGCTCAACGACCACATAAGGGGCATAACTGAATGCGTCTTTAAGTACGTTAGCGATATTGGCTTTCACATCAACCTTATAACAACCCACAGACGATCCTTGTGAAGCAGCTTTAACGAAAACTGATCCCCAATGATCAAATGCTGTTTCAGTTTGCTTGATTGCATCATCATCTAGTTGATGCAAAAAGATGTAAGGGGTGTTTGGCACACCTAAAGCTGAAAACCACATTTTAGCGGTGATTTTGTTAAAACAATTACTTGAGGCTTCAGATTCACAACCAAAGTAGGGCAGTTGGATTAAGTTAAAATACGATTGAATATCGCCGGTTTCACCCGGGAAACCATGAATACACGGGATCACATAATCAACGGGCCATGCTGGGGTATTGTTATCTTCAAAACGAATCTCACGCCGATTAGTCAGGTCGCATAATTTACCGTCTTCAGTGTGATAATGACCGTGTTTATCGAGTACTAGCTTAAGTACCGAAAATTTATCTGACTTTGCCAGTGATGACTCAAAAAAACGTGCAGACATTAATGAAATATCGTGTTCTGCACCGCCACCGCCGCACAATAGCAGCAGATTAATCTTTGGCATGTTTGCTCCTGAAAGACCAAAAAGAATGGGCTAGATTGGATTGGATTCGCCCTAAATAAGTAATGCTTATGATAAAGACCCTTAGCCATACAGCGCAAGTAAGAGTTAATACTATTTTAGCTAATAAGGTTTATTTTCGAAGCTAAGTAGCTTAAATAAGCTCAACGAAATAATAAACAGCGGCATATCTACTCGCCTGACAAAGTGAGGGTATTTATAAGCTTTGGCTATACCTGTTTCGATTATCACTCTTTTATAAGCGCCAAAATCTGCGGCAGATTGAATCGTCAATAAGGCGATATAGTTGTAGACGACGAGCTCAACGCTATCTTTGTGTTGGGCCTGCAAATAATTTTATGTATTAGCTGTAAAAGTAAAAACCTCTTTTTATGTTTATAAAAAGAGGTTTTTTTATCAATCAATATACTGTCTGTTAGCGTGGTTACCGCACCAATTATATCGATGTGGTAACCAACGAATTAAACGAAAATACTTAAATTGATGGCATAAATTCAGTCGCTGCGCGGTAGCGTATTCATGCCACTTAGAAGCGATAAGTTAAGTTCACCGAACCATTCACAGGTGCGCCGTAATAGCCAATTGTCGCCAAGCTAGTAATGTACTTTTCATCGGTGAGATTATTAATGTTCGCTCTTAGGTTTAGAGCGTCAGAAATGTTCCAACTTGCAAAAGCGTTAACCACTAAATAGGCATCTTGCTCTACTTTGGGATCAACGTTTTTGGTTTCTGATTGCCATCTGCCGCCTAATCCAACGCTTACTTCTGGCAATTGTGGGATGGTATAATCCATCGAAAAGTTAACAACGTTTCGGGCTGCCCACTCATTTGCTTCAGCGCCGTTGTCATCTTCGATATCAAGCAGCGTATAAGCGAATACTGCATTGAGGTTGTCAGTGATGCGTCCCGTTACTTCAACTTCAAATCCTTTTGATTCGACGTTTACACCTTTATAAAAATAGTTTCCGTTAGCATTAAGGCCGGCGTAGCTAGCGAGGTTATTTTGCTCAGCACTAAATAGTGCAAAGGTAGCCATTAAATCATTATCAAGCCACAGGGTTTTTAGCCCCAGTTCGTAATTGACGCCTTTAGTTGGGTCTAAAAAATACCCATCGTAATCATATTGCTCTTGTGGTTGGTAAATATCTGAATAACTGAAATAGGTGTTTATATCCTCAGTGATGCTGTAAACCACACCTGCATAAGGGCTTAATTCACTCTCATCGTTGTCAATATCAACACCGCTATTAATACCTTCGCGGGTATATTTAATCGCATTAAAACCAGCAACGACAAATAGGCTGTCATTGATATTGAACTTAGTCGAACCATAAGCGCGTAGTAAGCTAACATCTATGTCAGAGTACTCGATTTTATCGGCCCATTCTGGCTCAGGAATAGCATCGAGATCGTAAGGGAAGGCTGGCGTGGGCCCATATGCCGGCGTGGCAGTATAATCAAATGGATGTTGGTACATGTATTTTTTACTTTTTGAACCGCTTAAGCCTAAGGTCAGTT
The Shewanella vesiculosa DNA segment above includes these coding regions:
- a CDS encoding periplasmic nitrate reductase, NapE protein; the encoded protein is MSNQIKSKKGLELKIFIFLTVFLAPILSVLLVSALGFTIWFSQILTGPPGAG
- a CDS encoding chaperone NapD, with the translated sequence MSNELHVTSLIVQVHPDKMADVRQKIMAIKSAELSANNDVKLVVVVEGPSQRSLMDDISTINAIPGVLTATMVYHQSEELEEGEV
- a CDS encoding nitrate reductase cytochrome c-type subunit, which produces MKTGKLLSIIALLGFSVSVMATSIPEDKIDTLRLAPINIEPTPPAMQAVINTDVKQVRNYPMQPPVIPHKIDGYQIDLKVNKCIQCHARTSTGHSQAPMVSVTHYMDRDNNFLADLSPRRYFCTQCHAPQLDAKLLVENDFVDIDHLMKAKAAVKH
- a CDS encoding cytochrome c3 family protein produces the protein MFAKLFEQLKLVWKVLRRPSVHYSLGFLTIGGFIAGVIFWGGFNTALELTNREQFCIGCHEMENNVYQELQTTIHFTNRSGVRATCPDCHVPHNWTDKIARKMQASKEVWGKVFGTISTREKFEGKRRELAEHEWQRLKANDSLECRNCHNFDYMDFTRQSKRASQMHSTSLASGEKTCIDCHKGIAHQLPDMAGVEGF
- a CDS encoding D-alanine--D-alanine ligase, coding for MPKINLLLLCGGGGAEHDISLMSARFFESSLAKSDKFSVLKLVLDKHGHYHTEDGKLCDLTNRREIRFEDNNTPAWPVDYVIPCIHGFPGETGDIQSYFNLIQLPYFGCESEASSNCFNKITAKMWFSALGVPNTPYIFLHQLDDDAIKQTETAFDHWGSVFVKAASQGSSVGCYKVDVKANIANVLKDAFSYAPYVVVEQTIHARELEVAVYQYQGEVVATLPGEIICDSNTFYSFDEKYAKNSKARTDVVAENLSPEISQLIRDYAIKAFKGMKLRHLSRIDFFLTDDNQILLNEINTFPGLTPISMFPKMLQNHGHDFTEYLIDVIGQQLDLT